The bacterium genome contains a region encoding:
- a CDS encoding restriction endonuclease subunit S, producing MKNNWKIKKLGEVCDIKTGKKDVNQGNLNGKYPFFTCAREHTYSDEYSFDMEAILVAGNGDVGHVSYYKGKFEAYQRTYVLFNFKDISVPFLLHFLEGMLKDTVSKQKLGNTMPYIKMGMLENFEIPLPSSQEQKRIVKVLDEVFDKVEKSKKNAKKNLQNAKEIFESYLQSVFSNEKWEEDNLSDVCDVEYGYTEKARCKGDYRFVRITDTDKNGLLTQEKKMYINSFKESNKYILKDGDLLMARTGASAGNVLLFKGEEKAVFASYLIRMKFKKEISSKLYWYFSKSRLYWDQVSQLSAGSAQPQFNGGALKQIVFKFPKSITEQKSIVAKLDALSAETKKLETIYNHKLANLEEFKKSILQKAFEGKL from the coding sequence ATGAAAAATAACTGGAAAATAAAAAAACTTGGAGAGGTGTGTGATATAAAAACTGGCAAGAAAGATGTCAATCAAGGTAATCTTAATGGTAAATACCCATTTTTTACTTGTGCCAGAGAACATACTTATAGCGATGAATATTCTTTTGATATGGAAGCAATTCTTGTTGCAGGCAATGGAGATGTAGGACACGTAAGTTACTACAAAGGAAAGTTTGAAGCATATCAACGTACATATGTTCTCTTTAATTTTAAAGATATTTCAGTTCCATTTTTACTTCATTTTTTAGAGGGAATGCTTAAAGATACAGTTTCCAAGCAAAAACTTGGAAATACGATGCCGTATATAAAAATGGGAATGCTCGAAAACTTTGAAATTCCATTACCATCATCTCAAGAACAAAAGCGAATCGTTAAAGTTTTAGATGAAGTTTTTGATAAGGTTGAAAAATCAAAGAAAAATGCGAAAAAAAATCTTCAAAACGCCAAAGAAATTTTCGAATCGTATTTGCAGAGTGTTTTTAGTAATGAAAAATGGGAAGAGGATAATTTGAGCGATGTTTGTGATGTTGAATATGGATATACGGAAAAAGCGAGATGCAAAGGTGATTATAGATTTGTAAGAATTACTGATACAGATAAGAATGGTTTATTGACACAAGAAAAAAAGATGTATATAAATTCTTTTAAAGAATCGAACAAGTATATTTTGAAAGACGGTGATTTATTGATGGCACGAACGGGTGCTTCAGCTGGCAATGTATTATTATTTAAAGGTGAGGAAAAGGCAGTATTTGCGTCGTATCTTATCAGAATGAAATTTAAAAAAGAAATTTCGAGTAAGTTGTATTGGTATTTTTCAAAGTCTAGGCTTTACTGGGATCAAGTCAGTCAATTATCGGCTGGCTCAGCGCAACCTCAATTTAATGGCGGAGCATTAAAACAAATAGTTTTTAAATTTCCGAAATCAATAACCGAACAAAAAAGTATCGTCGCAAAACTTGATGCGCTTTCAGCCGAAACCAAAAAGCTTGAAACAATCTATAATCACAAACTCGCAAACTTAGAAGAATTTAAGAAATCAATATTACAGAAAGCTTTTGAGGGAAAATTGTGA
- a CDS encoding DUF4263 domain-containing protein: MNDGEYAKNKNPDITYVSHPIGKEGNIRYVSKVFDLNDFKDFYYEQKTKKVFEVIRESSTQEITAIYNEDTTDFSVRIQRFSKKTGAPHNQSFSFHGGALTRFIKFLESLDLLDLSSRQNLRFTDKKIDEVIEREKALTQLLEGSQPLTPEQLFQLFNNIEKAEKNKLLQKFIDNIDLYEIESLDAAIKQKEHKKSLKVLGKLMEVENDINFLKLVKLDGELNKYKADQPEKIFHNWIENNLWIFGVEYHKKHPFRKIGEDNSQADIILETPDGFLSLIEIKRPNPKYKLFRYDNSHRCYFPTSDFSEAIGQCLIYLQRIEDYKKTLEQEHFVRILRPRIRLIIGRTKNFNKEENEALHFLNSSLHDIDIISYDQLLENGNRIISFYEK, encoded by the coding sequence ATGAATGACGGAGAGTATGCTAAAAATAAAAACCCTGACATTACTTATGTTAGCCATCCAATTGGTAAAGAGGGTAATATTCGATATGTCTCAAAAGTTTTTGATTTGAATGATTTTAAAGATTTTTATTATGAACAAAAAACGAAGAAGGTTTTTGAAGTTATTCGTGAAAGCTCAACTCAAGAAATAACTGCAATTTACAATGAAGATACAACTGATTTTTCTGTTCGAATCCAGAGGTTTTCAAAAAAGACTGGAGCACCACACAATCAATCTTTTAGTTTCCATGGGGGTGCATTAACTCGTTTTATAAAATTTCTTGAATCATTGGATTTGCTTGATCTATCGTCAAGACAAAATCTAAGATTCACAGACAAGAAAATAGATGAAGTAATAGAAAGAGAGAAAGCGTTAACACAATTGCTGGAAGGATCACAACCTTTAACTCCAGAACAACTTTTTCAGCTTTTTAATAACATAGAAAAAGCCGAAAAGAACAAATTGCTTCAAAAGTTTATTGATAATATTGACTTATATGAAATAGAAAGCCTTGATGCAGCCATAAAGCAAAAGGAGCATAAAAAGTCACTCAAGGTACTCGGAAAACTTATGGAAGTTGAAAACGATATTAATTTTCTCAAATTAGTAAAATTGGACGGTGAATTAAATAAATACAAAGCCGATCAACCAGAAAAAATATTTCATAATTGGATAGAAAACAATCTTTGGATTTTTGGAGTTGAGTACCACAAAAAACATCCTTTTAGAAAAATAGGGGAAGATAATTCTCAAGCGGACATTATTCTTGAAACCCCAGACGGTTTTCTAAGTTTAATTGAAATAAAAAGGCCAAATCCGAAATATAAGTTATTTAGATACGACAACTCTCATCGCTGTTACTTTCCAACAAGTGATTTTTCCGAAGCCATTGGTCAGTGTTTGATATATTTACAAAGGATTGAAGATTATAAAAAAACTTTAGAGCAAGAACATTTTGTTAGAATACTTAGACCAAGGATAAGACTTATTATTGGTAGGACAAAGAATTTTAACAAAGAAGAAAACGAGGCTCTTCATTTCTTGAATTCTAGTTTGCATGATATTGATATTATTTCTTATGATCAACTTTTAGAAAATGGGAATAGAATAATTTCATTTTATGAAAAATAA
- a CDS encoding N-6 DNA methylase — translation MFEQTFKNIDDILHKDAGCSSELDYVEQTSWVLFLKYLDDLEKDKKTKADLSGKSYTPIIDKEFKWKIWAVPKDKDGKLDHHKALGGDDLKDFVDHKLFPYLKKFKAPENAATIEYKIGEIFSELKNKVQSGYNLREVINLVDELKFRTHKEKHEMSHLYEGKIKNMGNAGRNGGEYYTPRPLIKTIVKVVAPKIGNTIYDGAVGSAGFLCEAFEYLKNSRDGRFSVSTLTIKDMQILQKSTFYGKEKKSLAYIIGTMNMILHGIEAPNILHVNTLSENISDIQEKDRYDIILANPPFGGKERKEVQQNFPIKTGETAFLFLQHFIKILKAGGKAGVVIKNTFLSNTDNASTSLRRTLLESCNLYAVIDLPGGVFQGAGVKTVVLFFEKGTPTKKIWFYQLNLNRNLGKTNPLNEDDLAEFVKLQKVKADSENSWTIDIKDIDQKTYDLSVKNPHKKDETVLREPKKILDEIKVLDKEGAEILKSITKWV, via the coding sequence GTGTTTGAGCAAACTTTTAAAAATATTGATGACATACTACACAAAGATGCAGGGTGCAGTAGTGAATTGGATTATGTAGAACAAACCTCATGGGTTTTATTCCTTAAATATCTTGATGATTTAGAAAAAGACAAAAAGACTAAAGCGGATTTATCCGGCAAATCATATACGCCTATAATTGATAAAGAGTTTAAATGGAAGATATGGGCTGTTCCTAAAGATAAAGACGGCAAACTCGACCACCACAAAGCCCTCGGTGGCGATGACTTAAAAGATTTTGTTGACCATAAACTTTTCCCATATCTGAAAAAATTCAAGGCACCAGAAAATGCAGCAACCATCGAATATAAGATCGGCGAGATATTCAGCGAATTAAAAAACAAGGTGCAAAGCGGATATAATTTGCGTGAAGTGATAAATCTTGTTGATGAACTAAAATTCAGAACCCATAAAGAAAAGCATGAGATGTCCCATCTTTATGAGGGAAAAATTAAGAATATGGGTAATGCAGGAAGAAACGGCGGGGAATATTACACACCGCGCCCATTGATTAAAACTATTGTAAAAGTTGTTGCCCCAAAGATAGGCAATACCATTTATGACGGCGCTGTTGGTTCTGCGGGGTTTTTATGTGAAGCATTTGAATACTTAAAAAACAGTAGAGACGGAAGATTTTCCGTCTCTACTTTAACCATCAAAGACATGCAGATTCTTCAAAAGAGTACTTTTTACGGGAAAGAGAAAAAATCTCTGGCATACATCATCGGCACTATGAACATGATACTTCACGGTATTGAAGCGCCGAATATTTTACATGTAAACACACTTTCCGAGAATATCTCCGACATACAGGAAAAAGATAGATACGATATTATTCTGGCAAATCCACCGTTTGGCGGAAAAGAACGGAAAGAAGTTCAACAAAACTTTCCAATCAAAACAGGTGAGACAGCTTTTCTGTTTCTCCAACATTTCATCAAGATATTAAAAGCAGGTGGGAAAGCGGGAGTTGTTATCAAAAACACATTTCTTTCAAATACGGATAATGCTTCCACATCCTTGAGGCGGACTTTACTGGAAAGCTGCAATTTGTATGCGGTTATAGACTTACCCGGCGGTGTTTTTCAGGGTGCCGGTGTAAAAACGGTTGTTCTTTTCTTTGAAAAAGGAACGCCGACAAAAAAGATTTGGTTCTATCAACTTAATCTGAATAGAAATCTTGGTAAAACGAATCCATTGAATGAAGATGACCTGGCAGAATTTGTAAAACTGCAAAAAGTAAAAGCTGATTCTGAAAACTCATGGACGATTGATATAAAAGATATTGACCAGAAAACTTATGATCTCTCGGTGAAGAATCCACATAAAAAGGATGAAACAGTGCTGAGGGAACCGAAAAAGATTCTGGATGAGATAAAGGTTTTGGATAAAGAGGGTGCGGAAATTTTAAAATCTATAACAAAGTGGGTGTAA
- a CDS encoding mechanosensitive ion channel family protein: MSLMNLFRIQFMGNSVSVYILCFGILLAAGIANRVLNVMVINRLKKVFSKFKNLKLRIVSKTLDSLRGPLSFLLYTIGIVTIVEILNIPQIAKMGAEHILKIAIAVNIAYFLVKAVDIFIEYLAPYVERTESKLDDQLLPILQKVAKIFIWIITVAVILDNMNYDIKSILVSMGIGGVAIALAAKDSISNFFGALTIFIDKPFQIGDRVQIESYDGPIESIGLRSTKIRTLDGTLVIVPNGKVVESIINNIQKRPFIKNMYTISVTYNTSYDKLKKALKILRSVLKNHASTEKSWVYFKEYADYSLNILIMHWCKYTKYQEFLQATEEINLEIKKQFEENQIEFAFPTQSIYLENSEKTKS, translated from the coding sequence ATGAGTTTAATGAATTTATTTAGGATTCAGTTTATGGGTAATTCAGTATCGGTCTATATTCTTTGTTTTGGCATCCTGCTGGCTGCAGGTATTGCAAACAGGGTATTGAATGTAATGGTAATTAACAGATTAAAGAAGGTGTTTAGTAAATTTAAGAATTTGAAATTACGCATCGTGAGTAAGACCTTAGATTCTCTGCGCGGGCCTCTGTCGTTCCTGCTGTATACTATTGGAATAGTAACAATCGTAGAAATCCTTAATATTCCTCAGATTGCAAAAATGGGAGCCGAACATATTCTAAAAATAGCGATTGCTGTTAATATTGCCTATTTTCTTGTTAAAGCAGTTGATATTTTTATCGAGTATTTGGCCCCTTACGTTGAAAGGACAGAATCCAAGCTTGATGATCAATTACTGCCTATTCTTCAAAAAGTAGCAAAGATTTTCATCTGGATAATAACAGTAGCAGTGATCCTGGACAATATGAATTATGATATTAAATCCATTCTTGTCAGTATGGGTATTGGAGGTGTTGCAATTGCGCTTGCAGCAAAGGATAGTATCTCTAATTTTTTTGGCGCACTAACGATTTTTATTGATAAACCTTTTCAGATTGGCGACAGAGTTCAGATTGAGAGTTATGATGGTCCGATTGAGTCTATTGGACTGCGCAGTACAAAGATAAGAACATTGGATGGGACACTGGTTATAGTGCCAAATGGTAAAGTTGTAGAATCCATAATCAATAATATTCAGAAGCGTCCATTTATAAAGAATATGTATACAATAAGTGTTACATATAACACAAGCTATGATAAGCTAAAAAAAGCATTAAAGATATTAAGAAGCGTTTTAAAGAATCATGCTTCAACGGAGAAGTCCTGGGTGTATTTCAAGGAATATGCAGATTACTCTCTAAACATACTTATAATGCACTGGTGCAAATATACAAAATATCAGGAATTTCTTCAGGCAACAGAGGAAATAAATCTGGAAATCAAAAAGCAGTTTGAAGAGAACCAAATAGAATTTGCTTTCCCAACGCAGTCAATCTATCTGGAGAATTCAGAAAAGACGAAGTCATAA
- the glmS gene encoding glutamine--fructose-6-phosphate transaminase (isomerizing), which yields MCGIIGYIGYRKAVPIVLEGLKKLEYRGYDSSGIAVLDDGNLKRFRAEGKINKLEEKIGKENLSGNIALGHTRWATHGKPSEENAHPHTDCSKRLVVVHNGIIENYLGLKTQLISEGHKFESETDTEVIAHLIEDNISKGLLEALRTVLGEINGSYALAVISEDEPDKIVVARSKSPLIIGLGKDENFVGSDVPAFLNYSRQVVYLEDGEVGVLTKDKVKVYKGEVERKFKSVSIKWDSTMAEKVGFDHFMLKEICEQPRAIEETIRGRAQIDTGRIYLEEFKQQHVLIKKLERLVITACGTSWHAGLVGKYLIEDIARIPVEVDYAAEFRYRNPIIDRGTVLLAISQSGETADTLASVEETRKSECPVVSICNVVGSSISRESDVVLYTHAGPEIGVASTKAFTTQLVMLYLLAINIAQTKGFLREAESIELVQNLRLLVKKADELIDKKEEIQRIARKYYQNRNFLYLGRGKGFPVALEGALKLKEVSYIHAEGYPAAEMKHGPIALIDKNMPVVVLALKGRRYEKMLGNIEEIKSRGGRVIVLTDEESPEIKKMADDLIVIPHTSVPLSPILAVIPLQLLAYYIAVLKGCDVDQPRNLAKSVTVE from the coding sequence ATGTGTGGAATTATAGGATATATCGGCTATCGTAAAGCAGTTCCAATAGTACTTGAAGGATTAAAGAAGCTGGAGTATCGTGGTTATGATTCATCGGGTATTGCTGTTTTAGATGATGGTAATCTAAAGAGATTTCGAGCGGAAGGAAAGATAAATAAGTTAGAAGAAAAGATTGGCAAAGAGAATTTGTCAGGGAATATAGCATTAGGTCATACCAGATGGGCAACTCATGGAAAGCCCTCCGAGGAGAATGCCCATCCCCACACTGACTGCAGTAAACGTTTGGTAGTAGTTCATAACGGAATCATAGAAAATTATCTTGGGCTTAAAACGCAGCTAATCTCAGAAGGACATAAGTTTGAATCTGAAACTGATACAGAGGTAATAGCGCACTTAATAGAGGACAACATAAGCAAAGGACTGCTTGAAGCGCTGAGAACGGTCTTAGGAGAAATAAATGGCTCTTACGCATTGGCTGTAATTAGCGAAGATGAGCCTGATAAAATAGTAGTTGCCCGTTCTAAAAGTCCCTTAATTATTGGTCTGGGAAAAGACGAAAATTTTGTAGGTTCAGATGTTCCCGCTTTTTTGAATTATTCCAGGCAGGTAGTATATTTGGAGGATGGAGAAGTAGGGGTGCTTACAAAGGATAAAGTAAAGGTTTATAAGGGAGAAGTTGAGAGAAAATTTAAAAGCGTATCAATAAAGTGGGATAGTACTATGGCAGAAAAGGTAGGTTTTGACCACTTTATGTTAAAAGAAATATGTGAGCAGCCTCGAGCAATAGAGGAAACAATAAGAGGAAGAGCACAAATAGATACAGGCAGAATATATTTAGAAGAATTTAAACAACAACATGTTTTAATTAAGAAATTAGAAAGGCTTGTTATTACTGCCTGCGGTACTTCATGGCATGCTGGTCTGGTAGGCAAATATTTAATTGAGGATATAGCACGTATCCCAGTTGAGGTTGATTATGCAGCTGAATTTAGATATCGAAACCCGATTATCGATCGTGGAACAGTATTATTAGCTATCAGTCAATCAGGTGAAACTGCAGATACTCTGGCATCTGTAGAAGAGACACGAAAGAGTGAGTGTCCTGTAGTTTCCATTTGTAATGTTGTTGGAAGCTCTATTTCCAGAGAGTCTGATGTGGTTTTGTATACTCATGCCGGACCGGAAATAGGGGTTGCCTCTACTAAGGCTTTTACCACGCAATTGGTAATGCTCTATTTATTGGCTATTAATATTGCGCAAACAAAGGGATTCTTGAGGGAGGCCGAGAGCATAGAACTGGTTCAGAATCTAAGACTCTTAGTCAAAAAAGCGGACGAATTGATTGATAAAAAAGAAGAGATACAAAGGATTGCCCGTAAGTATTATCAGAACCGGAATTTTTTATATTTGGGACGAGGCAAGGGCTTTCCGGTTGCGCTTGAGGGAGCTCTTAAATTAAAAGAGGTTTCGTATATTCATGCTGAAGGTTATCCTGCAGCTGAGATGAAGCATGGACCTATCGCACTAATAGATAAGAATATGCCGGTAGTAGTTTTAGCTCTCAAGGGACGCCGCTATGAGAAAATGCTGGGCAATATTGAGGAGATAAAATCAAGAGGCGGGAGGGTTATAGTATTAACAGATGAAGAATCTCCTGAAATTAAGAAAATGGCAGATGATTTGATAGTAATACCTCATACTTCTGTTCCACTGTCGCCTATTTTAGCTGTTATACCGCTTCAATTATTAGCATATTATATAGCAGTATTAAAGGGTTGTGATGTTGATCAGCCCCGTAATTTAGCTAAAAGTGTAACAGTTGAATAA
- a CDS encoding Glu/Leu/Phe/Val dehydrogenase has protein sequence MAFNLWHNALELLDNVAEKVNLNEVAHKRLSKCVRELTVSIPVRLDNGGFEVFTGYRVQHNTHRGPSKGGIRFHPDVTLDEVKALAMLMTWKCAVVGIPYGGAKGGVICDPVKMSIGEIERLTRRYTSEIIMIIGPERDIPAPDMNTNPQIMAWIMDTYSMDKGYVVPGVVTGKPISVGGSQGREEATGRGVTYTALNTLKHFDMDIENTSIVIQGYGNVGRATAELLYKEGCKVIAVGDVYGSIYNPHGLDINKLSEHLANTGSVAKYKDADSIENKSLLELKCDILIPAALEGQIREDNAEEIKAKIIVEAANGPITNEADNILKQKGIYVVPDILANAGGVTVSYFEWVQGLQSYFWSKREVNLKLRDIMTKAFYDVLAISEKENVDMRMAAYMLAVGRVAEAIKIRGLYP, from the coding sequence ATGGCGTTTAATCTGTGGCATAATGCCTTAGAGTTGCTTGACAATGTAGCAGAAAAGGTAAATCTGAACGAAGTAGCGCATAAGAGGCTCAGTAAATGTGTAAGAGAGTTAACAGTTTCTATTCCTGTAAGATTAGATAATGGTGGTTTTGAGGTGTTTACTGGTTATAGGGTGCAGCATAATACACATCGTGGACCCTCTAAAGGTGGAATTAGATTCCATCCGGATGTAACTCTTGATGAAGTCAAAGCATTAGCAATGCTTATGACATGGAAGTGCGCTGTTGTTGGAATACCATACGGTGGAGCAAAGGGTGGGGTTATCTGTGACCCGGTCAAGATGTCAATAGGGGAGATAGAAAGACTTACAAGAAGATATACTTCTGAAATAATAATGATAATAGGGCCTGAGAGGGATATTCCAGCTCCTGATATGAACACAAATCCTCAGATTATGGCGTGGATTATGGATACGTACAGCATGGATAAGGGGTATGTTGTTCCCGGTGTGGTAACAGGGAAACCTATATCTGTAGGCGGTTCTCAGGGAAGGGAAGAAGCTACGGGAAGAGGTGTGACGTACACAGCGTTGAATACGCTTAAGCATTTTGATATGGATATAGAGAATACATCTATCGTTATTCAAGGATACGGCAATGTTGGAAGAGCAACTGCAGAATTGCTTTATAAGGAGGGCTGCAAAGTTATAGCTGTTGGTGATGTTTACGGAAGTATTTATAATCCTCATGGATTAGATATAAATAAGCTTAGTGAGCATTTAGCTAATACAGGTAGTGTGGCTAAATATAAGGATGCAGATTCTATAGAGAATAAGAGTCTGCTTGAGTTAAAGTGTGATATTTTGATACCTGCTGCCTTAGAAGGACAGATAAGAGAGGATAATGCTGAGGAGATTAAGGCCAAGATTATTGTTGAGGCTGCTAATGGCCCCATAACTAATGAGGCAGATAATATACTAAAACAGAAAGGGATATATGTAGTTCCTGACATTCTGGCAAATGCAGGAGGAGTAACTGTCTCATATTTTGAATGGGTCCAGGGATTACAAAGTTACTTCTGGAGTAAGAGAGAAGTTAATCTCAAACTGAGAGATATTATGACAAAAGCATTTTACGATGTTCTGGCAATATCTGAAAAAGAGAATGTTGATATGAGAATGGCTGCATATATGCTTGCTGTAGGCAGAGTAGCAGAAGCTATAAAGATAAGAGGATTATATCCATAG
- a CDS encoding P-II family nitrogen regulator: protein MLKKIECIVQPFKLKEIKEGFREIAIDGMTITEVSGCGKQKGHLKNVKNNESINFLPKVKIEIVTEEERVEDIIDVIQRLARTGQIGAGKIFVLPVEDVIRVRTRERGRSAIE, encoded by the coding sequence ATGTTAAAGAAGATAGAGTGTATTGTTCAGCCGTTTAAATTAAAAGAGATAAAAGAAGGTTTCAGAGAAATAGCAATTGATGGGATGACAATCACTGAAGTAAGTGGTTGTGGAAAACAAAAGGGGCACCTGAAAAATGTTAAAAATAATGAGTCTATTAATTTTTTACCAAAAGTAAAGATAGAGATTGTTACTGAGGAGGAAAGGGTTGAGGATATAATTGATGTAATACAAAGGCTTGCCAGAACCGGGCAGATTGGCGCAGGGAAAATATTTGTACTGCCTGTTGAAGACGTGATACGTGTTAGAACGAGAGAAAGAGGAAGAAGCGCAATAGAATAA
- the gatB gene encoding Asp-tRNA(Asn)/Glu-tRNA(Gln) amidotransferase subunit GatB produces MNYEPVIGLEVHVQLSTKTKIFCGCSTNFGASPNTQTCPVCLGLPGVLPVLNKNVVQSAIKTALATNCTVVERCIFHRKNYFYPDLPKGYQISQYDMPLGENGWIQIKLDGKVKKIRITRVHMEEDAGKLIHSENSEDSRTRVDLNRAGVPLLEIVSEPDINSPEEAYQYLVSLKQILEYLEISDCNMEEGSLRCDANISIRPVGESGLGTKTELKNMNSFKGVEKALEYEIIRQKKAIDEEKRVIQETRLWNTDLNRTESMRSKEEAHDYRYFPEPDLVRINIDKEWVNKTRQSLPELPKARRDRLKKEYGLSDYDVEVLTMDKRIADYFEECSKHFSNCKMIANWITGDILAALKGKKINIDNLNVSPEQLGELLGLIENGTVSGKIAKDVFQDMVCTGKNAKQIVSEKDLVQLSDEGKLVSIIDKIVQRNPKPVDDFKSGKQNALGFLVGQIMRETKGKANPQLVNRILKSKLS; encoded by the coding sequence ATGAATTACGAACCGGTGATTGGGCTGGAAGTTCATGTTCAGCTTTCAACAAAGACTAAAATATTTTGTGGATGCAGTACGAATTTTGGTGCGTCTCCAAATACACAAACATGTCCTGTTTGCTTGGGGCTTCCGGGTGTACTGCCTGTTTTGAATAAGAATGTGGTTCAGTCCGCTATTAAAACGGCATTAGCAACTAATTGCACTGTCGTTGAGAGGTGTATATTCCACAGGAAGAACTATTTTTATCCTGATCTTCCAAAAGGTTATCAGATATCGCAATATGATATGCCTCTTGGGGAAAATGGCTGGATTCAGATTAAGCTTGATGGGAAGGTAAAAAAAATACGCATAACCAGAGTTCACATGGAAGAAGATGCTGGGAAGCTGATTCATTCTGAAAATTCAGAAGATTCAAGGACCAGAGTTGATTTGAATAGAGCCGGCGTGCCCTTGCTTGAGATTGTCTCAGAACCTGATATAAACTCTCCTGAGGAAGCATATCAATATCTTGTATCTTTAAAGCAAATACTGGAATATCTGGAGATTTCTGACTGTAATATGGAAGAAGGCAGTCTTCGCTGTGACGCGAATATCTCAATAAGACCTGTGGGAGAAAGCGGACTCGGAACAAAGACAGAACTAAAAAACATGAATTCGTTTAAAGGTGTCGAGAAAGCTCTTGAGTACGAAATTATACGTCAGAAAAAAGCGATTGATGAAGAAAAGAGAGTAATTCAGGAGACACGCCTTTGGAATACAGATCTTAATAGAACAGAATCCATGAGGAGTAAGGAGGAAGCTCATGATTATAGGTATTTTCCAGAGCCTGATCTGGTGAGGATAAATATTGATAAAGAATGGGTGAATAAAACGAGACAAAGTCTCCCTGAACTTCCAAAAGCACGCAGGGATAGATTAAAAAAGGAGTATGGACTTTCTGATTATGATGTGGAAGTGCTTACAATGGATAAAAGGATTGCAGATTATTTTGAAGAGTGTTCAAAGCATTTTTCAAATTGTAAAATGATTGCAAACTGGATAACAGGCGATATTTTAGCAGCTCTTAAGGGGAAAAAGATCAATATAGATAATCTTAATGTGTCTCCGGAACAATTAGGAGAACTGCTTGGTTTAATTGAGAATGGAACAGTAAGCGGGAAGATTGCCAAGGACGTATTTCAGGATATGGTATGTACTGGAAAGAATGCAAAACAAATTGTGTCAGAAAAAGACCTGGTTCAACTTTCAGATGAGGGGAAACTGGTTTCGATAATTGACAAGATTGTTCAACGAAATCCAAAACCAGTTGATGATTTTAAATCCGGGAAGCAGAATGCATTAGGTTTTCTTGTAGGTCAAATTATGAGAGAGACAAAGGGCAAAGCAAATCCTCAGCTCGTAAATAGGATCTTAAAATCAAAATTGTCCTGA
- a CDS encoding type II toxin-antitoxin system HicB family antitoxin: MKTYNLTVVIEKDEDGRYLAICPALQGCYTEGETEEEAHALIEDAIKLHIEDRLEIGEPIYEEVDVSKVKVAV; the protein is encoded by the coding sequence ATGAAGACATATAATTTAACAGTAGTAATCGAAAAAGACGAAGATGGACGATATCTTGCTATATGCCCAGCTCTTCAGGGCTGCTATACAGAGGGAGAAACAGAAGAAGAAGCTCATGCATTGATTGAGGACGCTATTAAACTTCATATCGAGGACCGTCTTGAAATTGGCGAGCCAATTTATGAAGAAGTGGATGTGTCAAAAGTCAAAGTTGCAGTATGA
- a CDS encoding type II toxin-antitoxin system HicA family toxin, giving the protein MSPRLPSLNARQIIKILRNHGFVLARQSGSYAIFRHSDGRRTTIPVHGKKDIGRGLLRQIMRDTEISLDDLLK; this is encoded by the coding sequence ATGAGTCCTCGGCTACCTTCCCTGAATGCTCGTCAAATCATTAAAATCTTAAGAAACCATGGATTTGTCCTAGCTCGCCAAAGTGGTAGCTACGCAATTTTTCGCCATTCAGATGGACGAAGGACAACTATTCCTGTCCACGGCAAGAAAGATATTGGTCGTGGACTTCTCCGTCAGATTATGCGGGATACAGAAATTTCTCTAGATGACTTGTTAAAATAG